The following coding sequences are from one Terriglobia bacterium window:
- a CDS encoding tetratricopeptide repeat protein, with protein MSTAEEHFTLGNALFAKGDMMGAITEYRAVLRIDPDLVETHVNLGAALRAKGDQEDAIAEYRAALRINPNYAPAHNNLGVALGQKGDVEGAITEYRAALRINPNLAETHFNLGFALWKNGDLEGAITEYRAALHINPNDVQTHNNLGVALGQKGDVEGAIAEYRAALRINPNLAEAHFNLGFALWENGDLEGAITEYRAALRINPNIAEAHGNLGFALKEKGDVEGAIAEYRTALSINPNNANTHYNLGVALKEKGDVEDAIAEFRAVLRINPNEVRAHTKLGSALYDKGDLEGAIAEYQVALRINPDLAEAHNNLGLMLQGKGDLEGAIAEYQAALRINPDHASAHSKLGRALHDKGDWEGAIAEYQAALRINPNLAEAHNSLGIAVGTKGDLERAIAEFRAAMRIDPDYAEPHGHLGDILGMRGDVEGAIAEYQALLRINPNHAMAHFHLGLPLVRKGDLEGAIAEFQALLRINPNHAKAHLQLGLALVRKGDLEGAIAEFQALLRINPHDGEAHFYLGCVLGTKGDLEGAIDELRAALHINPNDAKAHCQLGAALRMSGDLEGAIVEYRAALGIDPDRAETHSDLGFALGAKGDMEGAIAEYRAELRLNPNDANTHSNLGATLQMRGNLEGAIVEFQAALRINPDDAAAHSNLGATLQMRGDMEGAIAEYRTALRINPNDGNAHHRLGFALGRRGDTEGSFAEYRTAVRINPNDAEAHGNLGILLGGKGDVEDAIAEFRMAVRIDPNDASAHAGLGAMLNKKGDLAGTIAEFRMAVRIDPNLAEVHTNLGIGLGKIGDLEGAIAEYRTALSINPKDTKAHVNLGVALLQKKGDLEGAIAEYRSALRIDPNLAKAHSNLGAALVLSGDEEGAIAEFRAALRIDPNDAMARDYHAILGYSLGKG; from the coding sequence ATGAGCACGGCAGAGGAACACTTCACTCTTGGCAATGCCCTCTTTGCCAAAGGCGACATGATGGGAGCAATCACGGAATACCGCGCCGTGCTCCGGATCGATCCCGATCTTGTCGAGACACATGTCAACCTCGGTGCCGCGCTCAGGGCAAAGGGTGACCAGGAGGACGCAATCGCAGAATACCGGGCTGCGTTGCGCATCAATCCCAATTATGCCCCTGCGCATAACAACCTCGGTGTTGCGCTCGGTCAAAAGGGTGATGTGGAAGGCGCAATCACTGAATACCGGGCGGCTCTGCGTATCAATCCTAATCTTGCCGAGACGCATTTCAACCTCGGCTTCGCGCTCTGGAAAAACGGTGACCTGGAGGGCGCAATCACTGAATACCGGGCGGCGCTGCACATCAATCCCAACGATGTCCAGACGCATAACAACCTCGGTGTTGCGCTCGGTCAAAAGGGTGATGTGGAAGGCGCAATCGCTGAATACCGCGCCGCTCTGCGTATCAATCCTAATCTTGCCGAGGCGCATTTCAACCTCGGCTTCGCGCTCTGGGAAAACGGTGACCTGGAGGGCGCAATCACTGAATACCGGGCGGCGCTGCGCATCAATCCTAATATCGCCGAGGCGCACGGCAACCTCGGCTTCGCGCTCAAGGAAAAGGGTGATGTGGAGGGCGCAATCGCAGAATACCGAACCGCGCTGAGCATCAATCCCAACAATGCCAACACGCATTACAATCTCGGTGTTGCGCTCAAGGAAAAGGGTGATGTGGAGGACGCCATCGCTGAGTTCCGGGCTGTGCTGCGCATCAATCCCAATGAGGTTCGGGCGCACACCAAACTTGGCAGCGCGCTCTATGACAAGGGCGATCTGGAAGGGGCCATCGCAGAATACCAGGTAGCGTTGCGCATCAATCCCGATCTTGCCGAAGCGCACAACAACCTTGGCCTCATGCTTCAGGGCAAGGGCGATCTGGAAGGGGCCATCGCAGAATACCAGGCCGCGCTGCGCATCAATCCCGATCATGCCAGTGCGCATTCCAAACTTGGTCGCGCACTTCATGACAAGGGCGATTGGGAAGGCGCCATCGCAGAATACCAGGCCGCGCTGCGCATCAATCCCAATCTTGCCGAGGCGCACAACAGCCTTGGCATCGCGGTCGGAACAAAGGGTGATCTGGAGCGTGCAATCGCTGAATTCCGGGCTGCGATGCGCATCGATCCCGATTATGCCGAACCGCATGGCCACCTCGGGGATATTCTCGGGATGAGGGGTGATGTTGAGGGCGCAATCGCTGAATATCAGGCCCTGCTGCGCATTAATCCTAACCATGCCATGGCGCATTTCCACCTCGGTCTCCCCCTTGTACGAAAGGGTGACCTGGAGGGCGCCATCGCAGAATTTCAGGCCCTGCTGCGCATCAATCCTAACCATGCCAAGGCGCATTTGCAGCTCGGTCTCGCCCTTGTACGAAAGGGTGACCTGGAGGGCGCCATCGCAGAATTTCAGGCCCTGCTACGCATCAATCCTCATGATGGTGAGGCGCATTTCTACCTCGGCTGCGTGCTCGGGACAAAGGGTGATCTGGAGGGTGCAATCGACGAATTGCGGGCTGCGTTGCATATCAATCCCAATGATGCCAAGGCGCATTGCCAGCTCGGTGCAGCGCTCCGGATGAGCGGCGACCTGGAGGGCGCGATCGTAGAATACCGGGCTGCGTTGGGCATCGATCCTGATCGTGCTGAGACGCACAGCGACCTTGGCTTCGCACTTGGGGCAAAGGGAGATATGGAGGGCGCAATCGCTGAATACCGGGCTGAGCTGCGCCTCAATCCCAATGATGCCAACACGCACAGCAACCTCGGTGCAACGCTCCAGATGAGAGGCAACCTGGAGGGCGCGATCGTAGAATTCCAGGCTGCGTTGCGCATCAACCCCGATGATGCCGCGGCGCACAGCAACCTCGGTGCAACGCTCCAGATGAGGGGCGATATGGAGGGCGCAATCGCTGAATACCGAACTGCGCTGCGCATCAATCCCAATGATGGCAACGCGCATCACCGCCTCGGCTTTGCCCTTGGACGAAGGGGTGACACGGAAGGCTCCTTCGCCGAATACCGCACCGCAGTGCGCATCAACCCCAATGATGCCGAGGCGCATGGCAACCTCGGTATTTTGCTTGGGGGAAAGGGTGATGTGGAGGATGCAATCGCTGAGTTCCGGATGGCGGTGCGCATCGATCCCAATGATGCCAGCGCGCATGCCGGCCTCGGTGCCATGCTCAACAAAAAAGGAGATCTAGCGGGCACGATCGCTGAGTTCCGTATGGCGGTGCGCATCGATCCTAATCTTGCCGAGGTGCACACCAACCTCGGCATCGGGCTCGGGAAAATCGGTGATCTGGAGGGCGCAATCGCAGAATACCGAACCGCCCTGTCCATCAATCCCAAAGATACCAAGGCGCATGTCAACCTCGGTGTTGCGCTCCTGCAAAAAAAGGGTGACCTGGAGGGTGCAATCGCAGAATACCGGTCTGCGCTGCGCATCGATCCTAATCTTGCCAAGGCGCATAGCAACCTCGGTGCTGCGCTCGTGCTTAGTGGTGATGAGGAGGGCGCAATCGCTGAGTTCCGGGCGGCGCTGCGCATCGATCCCAATGATGCCATGGCGCGCGACTACCATGCTATTCTCGGCTATTCTCTCGGAAAAGGGTGA
- a CDS encoding fibronectin type III domain-containing protein, with protein MNTSTRTAAEPGVCCGRRISARVWFCLTILLAFAALTASAQTPVAPTTNTIEFSGGTANTVNTGPVGGIVLQGAAISQFTGRPVRHLWVGDSFAGPCRMDPEIDAPGPWDINMLTCSYNINRAGAPIPFGGQFAYDAARHFLYFVDNNSASQGVIRIGFDPSADGGHGMLDLTSAFTLAGGSGVRRGGAFLGGSGCPFLGTGTTPNGLAMSPLGDIWVGFLDSGDILRFNSPATATEFGFGTCAQLEQLVATSPDGASSNGLAFLGHNLFSGDGTSPFVIPNADTTCLVPPFAACSTANGTVIPILPQVGPTVSLAGDQFYPAINGNNLYYGVGSQVAWVGNIAQGLAGSTFDLTYLVDPLPNPPLAAMNAMVVDGTDPANLIAYSAEDPVIAVNAAAIGNGRWWQTTQTSAGPAAPGTPLNVVAVAGESQITLSWSPAQVAQPVTSYTVHNSFISVGAPLADIVVNPAAGSIYPPTSLLIPGLTDGVSYAFQVSATNATGTSALSIQSNIATPPGIGVPSAPTGATAVAGDTQAFVSWTVSASNGGSPITSYTVSVLDAGVPTGVSVGVPPPAFGSNTDSVLIGGLINGHSYTFTVHATNIAGNSAESAPSNAVIPSAANTPTLTVTMGGPSTGTTPPSPVTYTITITNTSNFPASNISVADTLSTVAASISSISRLNGVVTVTTVDPTFFGFGQTVTIAGVTDPSFNGTFAVTSGLTATTFTYSQAGINAVSGSGGVTLLPIANILSATGPGVCTSGGAGVVTANCTVGDLAPGAVARVNVIVQMQGQTITNSATVTGTDAAGTALVPTTASKTTTTAATGGGASAAISVAGVAQNPRPNIGQAGNLTWTISNTTTTTAQNVAFSNVVPVGLIINSVTATVNNGGVAVCGGPALPANGGTVTCTTASLGGSTKNGAKPPQTMIVTVNVTAAAGTSGQTLLTTGTVSFGPGGTDTLPNSVTLTIRPR; from the coding sequence ATGAATACCTCGACACGGACAGCCGCCGAGCCAGGCGTATGCTGCGGGCGGCGCATTTCGGCCCGCGTTTGGTTCTGCCTCACAATTCTTCTTGCGTTCGCCGCACTCACAGCCAGCGCGCAAACACCTGTGGCCCCAACCACCAATACCATTGAGTTCTCAGGTGGAACTGCGAACACCGTAAACACCGGCCCAGTGGGCGGCATCGTCCTGCAAGGTGCGGCGATCAGCCAGTTCACCGGCCGGCCCGTGCGCCATTTGTGGGTGGGGGATAGCTTCGCCGGTCCATGCCGCATGGATCCAGAAATTGACGCCCCAGGGCCCTGGGACATCAATATGTTGACCTGTTCGTATAACATCAACCGGGCGGGCGCTCCAATACCTTTCGGCGGCCAGTTCGCCTATGACGCAGCAAGACACTTCCTCTATTTCGTTGACAACAACAGCGCCAGCCAAGGCGTGATTCGCATCGGCTTCGATCCTTCGGCTGACGGCGGTCACGGCATGCTGGACCTCACCTCCGCCTTTACGCTGGCTGGCGGCTCGGGCGTTAGGAGAGGAGGGGCATTTCTTGGCGGTTCAGGTTGCCCGTTTCTGGGGACCGGCACAACGCCTAACGGATTGGCCATGAGCCCGTTGGGGGACATCTGGGTAGGATTCCTGGACAGCGGCGACATCCTTCGCTTTAACAGCCCAGCCACCGCCACCGAGTTCGGCTTTGGCACCTGTGCGCAGCTCGAGCAACTGGTGGCCACAAGTCCGGATGGCGCATCCAGCAACGGTTTGGCCTTTCTGGGCCACAACTTGTTTTCGGGCGACGGCACTTCTCCGTTCGTGATCCCCAATGCCGATACCACCTGTCTGGTTCCTCCGTTTGCGGCATGCAGCACGGCGAATGGCACGGTGATACCCATACTGCCCCAGGTAGGCCCCACAGTCAGCCTGGCCGGCGATCAGTTCTATCCCGCCATCAACGGCAACAATCTCTATTACGGCGTGGGAAGCCAAGTCGCTTGGGTAGGCAACATTGCCCAGGGACTGGCCGGCTCCACCTTTGATTTGACTTACCTGGTTGACCCGCTGCCCAATCCGCCGCTCGCGGCCATGAACGCCATGGTGGTGGACGGAACCGACCCCGCCAACCTGATTGCGTACTCAGCCGAGGATCCAGTCATTGCTGTTAATGCAGCCGCCATTGGCAATGGCCGCTGGTGGCAGACAACGCAGACCTCAGCAGGACCTGCTGCTCCGGGAACGCCGTTGAATGTTGTAGCGGTGGCCGGCGAATCGCAAATTACCCTGAGTTGGAGTCCGGCGCAGGTTGCCCAGCCGGTAACCAGCTACACCGTACACAACAGCTTTATCTCCGTCGGCGCGCCTCTGGCTGACATCGTTGTCAACCCAGCGGCGGGCTCTATCTACCCGCCCACTTCGCTCCTGATCCCCGGCCTGACCGACGGCGTTTCTTACGCTTTCCAAGTCTCGGCCACCAATGCCACGGGAACCAGCGCGCTTTCAATCCAGAGCAACATCGCTACGCCCCCGGGCATCGGCGTGCCCAGCGCACCCACCGGCGCGACGGCCGTTGCAGGCGATACGCAGGCGTTCGTGAGCTGGACGGTTTCGGCCAGCAACGGAGGTTCACCCATTACCAGCTACACGGTGAGCGTACTGGATGCCGGTGTTCCTACCGGGGTCTCAGTAGGCGTGCCGCCGCCCGCGTTCGGCTCGAATACTGATAGCGTGTTGATCGGCGGTCTGATCAACGGTCATTCCTACACCTTCACTGTGCACGCGACCAACATTGCCGGAAACAGCGCTGAATCGGCGCCCTCCAATGCGGTCATTCCTTCGGCAGCCAACACGCCGACTTTAACGGTTACCATGGGCGGCCCGTCCACTGGAACGACCCCGCCGTCGCCAGTGACCTATACCATCACCATTACCAACACGTCGAATTTCCCGGCGTCCAACATCTCCGTGGCAGACACGCTGAGCACCGTGGCGGCGAGCATTTCGTCGATTTCGCGGTTAAACGGCGTTGTGACTGTAACCACCGTCGATCCAACCTTCTTCGGCTTTGGCCAAACCGTGACCATTGCAGGTGTGACCGATCCTTCCTTCAACGGCACATTCGCGGTTACGAGCGGCCTTACGGCCACAACCTTTACCTACTCGCAAGCCGGCATTAATGCCGTCAGCGGCTCAGGTGGTGTAACTCTCCTGCCGATAGCGAACATCCTGTCCGCAACCGGACCGGGAGTGTGCACGAGCGGAGGCGCGGGCGTGGTTACTGCGAACTGCACTGTGGGTGATTTGGCTCCAGGCGCCGTAGCCAGAGTCAACGTCATCGTGCAGATGCAAGGCCAGACCATCACCAACTCGGCGACGGTCACCGGAACAGACGCTGCTGGTACTGCCCTGGTTCCCACCACCGCCAGCAAGACGACAACAACCGCAGCAACCGGCGGAGGTGCTAGTGCCGCGATCTCCGTCGCTGGCGTCGCCCAGAATCCCCGGCCCAACATTGGGCAGGCTGGAAACCTCACCTGGACCATCAGCAACACAACCACCACAACCGCGCAGAACGTCGCGTTCTCCAATGTGGTGCCAGTTGGCCTGATCATTAACAGCGTCACCGCTACCGTGAACAATGGCGGCGTGGCAGTCTGCGGCGGACCGGCTCTTCCCGCCAACGGCGGCACTGTCACCTGCACCACCGCCAGTCTGGGTGGCTCAACCAAAAACGGCGCGAAACCGCCACAAACCATGATCGTCACCGTCAATGTGACGGCGGCGGCCGGCACGTCAGGACAAACGTTGTTAACTACCGGTACAGTATCGTTTGGCCCTGGTGGCACCGATACTCTGCCTAACTCCGTTACTTTGACCATCAGACCGAGATAA